A stretch of Pseudomonas sp. LRP2-20 DNA encodes these proteins:
- a CDS encoding ATP-binding protein: MLKWLDGGGLMAERIRNHNWTRTSLGPLEAWPDALKTTVALCLASRFPQAVLWGPDLITLHNDAFLPILGQKPMALGTPFREVWQEAWTSISSMAERALAGEAVYIEDFPLTIDRNGGPEKAYFTFCYSPIRDHDGQVLGMLDTVTETTASVLTNQRLNFLDTLGRAVTEATDPDQIMAITTGMLVDHLGLSSCAYAVMDPDQDGFTICGDAVAPGSPRLVGHYHLHDFGRLAVSRLRSGLALVINDNLRELAAEEAATFQAIGITATICMPLIKGGRLTALMAIHDRVPRVWTGDEQALISDVTERCWAHIQRVQANAEVREAMAALEALNAHLEHRVEERTTQLLHTEAVLRQTQKLEAIGQLTGGVAHDFNNLLTIIRSSLHFLQRPNLDDKQRARYLKTMADSVDRGAKLTGQLLAFARRQALCPQVFEAGPRLEAMADMLDTVTGARVQVELELPQAPCHIRADLSQLETAVINLMLNGRDAMAGEGTLRLRLQADQHMPGQPGVFAAISVTDSGVGIAPELLERIFDPFFTTKAPGEGTGLGLSQVFGFAKQSGGDVKVNSVQGQGTRFTLYLPQETAPAAAPASHTDDNTHAQPVGARRRILVVEDNPDVGSFTAQILQDHGYRISWASSAEEALTQLNDPSGHFDAVFSDVVTPGMGGLALARQLRRQRPQLPVILTSGYSEAIAEGGHQGFAFLAKPYSAEQVCQMLGKVLGD, from the coding sequence ATGCTGAAATGGCTAGACGGCGGCGGCTTGATGGCCGAGCGCATCCGCAACCACAACTGGACGCGTACCAGCCTCGGACCGCTCGAGGCCTGGCCAGATGCGCTCAAGACCACCGTGGCGCTGTGCCTGGCCTCGCGCTTCCCACAGGCCGTGCTGTGGGGGCCCGACCTGATTACCCTGCACAACGACGCTTTCTTGCCGATCCTCGGTCAGAAACCCATGGCCTTGGGCACCCCTTTTCGCGAGGTCTGGCAAGAAGCGTGGACCAGCATCAGCAGCATGGCCGAGCGTGCGCTGGCCGGCGAAGCGGTGTACATCGAAGACTTCCCGCTGACCATCGACCGCAATGGCGGCCCCGAGAAGGCCTACTTCACCTTCTGCTACAGCCCGATTCGCGACCACGATGGCCAGGTGCTGGGTATGCTAGACACGGTCACCGAAACCACCGCCAGCGTGCTCACCAACCAGCGCCTGAACTTTCTCGACACCCTCGGGCGCGCCGTGACCGAGGCCACCGACCCCGACCAGATCATGGCCATCACCACGGGCATGCTGGTCGACCATCTTGGCCTGTCCAGCTGCGCCTATGCGGTGATGGACCCGGACCAGGACGGTTTCACCATTTGCGGCGATGCGGTAGCACCCGGCTCACCCCGCCTGGTGGGCCACTACCACCTGCATGACTTCGGCCGCCTGGCGGTCAGCCGGCTGCGCAGCGGCCTGGCCCTGGTGATAAATGACAACCTGCGCGAACTGGCCGCTGAGGAGGCAGCGACATTTCAGGCCATCGGCATTACCGCCACCATCTGCATGCCGCTGATCAAAGGTGGCAGGCTGACCGCGCTGATGGCCATCCACGACCGCGTACCACGGGTATGGACCGGCGATGAACAAGCGCTGATCAGCGACGTGACCGAACGTTGCTGGGCACATATCCAGCGGGTTCAAGCCAATGCCGAAGTGCGCGAGGCAATGGCAGCACTGGAAGCACTCAACGCTCACCTGGAACACAGGGTCGAAGAGCGCACCACCCAGCTGTTGCACACCGAAGCCGTGCTGCGCCAGACCCAGAAACTCGAAGCCATTGGCCAGTTGACCGGCGGCGTGGCCCACGACTTCAACAACCTGCTGACCATCATCCGTTCGTCGCTGCATTTCCTGCAGCGCCCCAACCTCGATGACAAGCAGCGCGCACGTTATCTCAAGACCATGGCCGACTCGGTCGACCGCGGCGCCAAGCTGACCGGCCAGCTGCTCGCCTTCGCCCGGCGCCAGGCCCTCTGCCCGCAGGTGTTCGAAGCCGGCCCACGACTGGAAGCCATGGCCGACATGCTCGATACCGTCACGGGGGCGCGGGTCCAGGTGGAGCTTGAACTGCCTCAAGCGCCCTGCCATATCCGCGCCGACCTCAGCCAGCTGGAAACGGCGGTGATCAACCTGATGCTCAACGGCCGCGATGCCATGGCCGGCGAAGGCACCCTGCGCCTGCGCCTGCAGGCCGACCAGCACATGCCCGGGCAGCCCGGGGTATTTGCCGCCATCTCGGTGACCGACAGCGGTGTCGGCATCGCCCCCGAGTTGCTGGAGCGCATCTTCGACCCCTTCTTCACCACCAAGGCACCTGGCGAGGGGACCGGCCTGGGCTTGTCGCAGGTGTTCGGTTTCGCCAAGCAGTCGGGTGGCGACGTCAAGGTCAACAGCGTACAGGGCCAGGGCACCCGTTTTACCCTGTACCTGCCGCAGGAGACCGCGCCAGCCGCGGCGCCAGCGAGCCACACCGATGACAACACGCACGCCCAGCCCGTTGGCGCGCGGCGGCGCATCCTGGTGGTCGAAGACAACCCTGATGTCGGCAGCTTCACCGCGCAGATTCTCCAGGACCACGGCTACCGCATCAGCTGGGCCAGCTCGGCCGAGGAAGCCCTGACCCAGCTGAACGACCCAAGCGGGCATTTCGATGCGGTGTTTTCCGATGTGGTCACGCCGGGGATGGGCGGCTTGGCGCTGGCCAGGCAACTGCGCCGCCAGCGGCCACAGTTGCCGGTGATCCTGACATCAGGCTACAGCGAGGCGATCGCCGAAGGTGGCCATCAAGGGTTTGCGTTCCTGGCCAAGCCCTATTCGGCGGAACAGGTGTGCCAGATGCTCGGCAAGGTGCTGGGTGACTGA
- a CDS encoding carboxymuconolactone decarboxylase family protein — protein sequence MSNEKYEKGLQIRTQVLGEEYVNRSIQNADAFTQPLQELVTEYCWGHVWGREGLSLKERSMINLAMISALNRPHELKLHIRGALRNGLSREQIREILLQVGIYCGVPAAVDSFRLAREAFAEADAESTR from the coding sequence ATGAGCAACGAAAAGTACGAGAAAGGCCTGCAGATCCGCACCCAGGTGCTGGGCGAGGAATACGTCAACCGCTCGATCCAGAACGCCGACGCGTTCACCCAGCCGCTGCAGGAGCTGGTCACCGAGTATTGCTGGGGCCACGTCTGGGGCCGCGAAGGCCTCTCGCTGAAAGAGCGCAGCATGATAAACTTGGCCATGATTTCCGCGCTCAACCGGCCCCACGAGCTCAAGCTGCATATTCGCGGCGCATTGCGTAATGGCCTGAGCCGTGAACAGATTCGCGAGATCCTGCTCCAGGTCGGCATTTATTGCGGCGTGCCCGCGGCGGTGGACAGCTTCCGCCTGGCCCGCGAAGCGTTCGCTGAAGCCGATGCGGAGTCAACCCGTTAA
- a CDS encoding alpha/beta hydrolase, translating into MIQPVAERTPAGTSYLSVGQGQPVVLIHGVGLNKEMWGGQIVGLANDYRVITYDMLGHGQSALPAADIGLEGYADQLAELLDHLQIQQATVIGFSMGGLVARAFALNYPQRLAALVVLNSVFNRTPEQSAGVIARAAQAAQLGPDANVDAALDRWFSREYKAANPAQVAAIRQVLASNDPQGYHTTYSLFATQDMYRAGDLGSIQVPTLIATGELDSGSTPAMTRQLAASIPGAQSVVLAEQRHMMPVEAPREVNKMLLDFLAQARTLTESAKGIVA; encoded by the coding sequence ATGATTCAGCCTGTCGCTGAACGTACACCTGCCGGCACCAGCTACCTGTCCGTCGGCCAGGGTCAACCCGTGGTACTGATCCACGGCGTGGGCCTGAACAAGGAAATGTGGGGTGGTCAGATCGTGGGCCTGGCCAACGACTACCGCGTCATCACCTACGACATGCTCGGCCACGGCCAGAGTGCGCTGCCGGCCGCCGACATCGGCCTGGAAGGCTACGCCGACCAGCTCGCCGAACTGCTCGACCACCTGCAGATTCAACAAGCCACCGTGATCGGCTTCTCCATGGGCGGCCTGGTCGCCCGGGCATTTGCCCTCAACTACCCGCAGCGCCTGGCTGCACTGGTCGTGCTCAACAGCGTGTTCAACCGCACCCCCGAGCAGAGTGCCGGCGTCATCGCCCGTGCCGCCCAGGCAGCACAGCTTGGCCCCGACGCCAACGTCGACGCCGCGCTCGACCGCTGGTTCAGCCGCGAATACAAGGCGGCCAACCCGGCGCAGGTCGCCGCCATTCGCCAGGTGCTGGCAAGCAACGACCCGCAGGGTTACCACACCACTTATTCGCTGTTCGCCACCCAGGACATGTACCGCGCAGGCGACCTGGGCAGCATCCAGGTGCCGACGCTGATCGCCACCGGCGAACTCGACTCGGGCTCCACCCCGGCCATGACCCGCCAGCTCGCTGCCAGCATTCCTGGCGCGCAAAGCGTGGTCCTCGCCGAACAACGGCATATGATGCCAGTGGAAGCACCGCGTGAAGTCAACAAGATGCTCCTGGACTTCCTCGCCCAAGCCCGCACCCTCACCGAATCCGCCAAGGGGATTGTTGCATGA
- a CDS encoding M12 family metallo-peptidase, whose protein sequence is MSIGFTRGRQTVLEEVNPSKLPPDHEPTDALGASACPPQGTTGGLQPGVTTIRVLVVAGKKAAAAHEDIEALAQLAIEEGNQTLDLSAIGLSFQLAGFELLDYVEAGQGNSLEMLRLWRKDDGHMDEVHPRRDALAADAVVQLVDTTHPDSCGVAAGMTEDKAFAVVNMACIGVSRYTFAHEIGHIIGAAHDGGGGPFAYGHGYAHEPAESSKLYTVMAAGRPGIVRLPYWSDPQREVDGIRLGDKETADNRRLLEERKGIVAGFR, encoded by the coding sequence ATGTCTATCGGATTTACCAGAGGCAGGCAAACCGTACTGGAAGAAGTCAATCCATCGAAACTGCCACCTGACCATGAGCCAACAGACGCACTGGGTGCGTCGGCCTGCCCTCCCCAAGGCACAACCGGGGGCCTGCAACCCGGCGTTACCACTATTCGTGTGCTGGTGGTTGCAGGCAAGAAAGCGGCCGCAGCCCATGAAGACATCGAGGCGCTGGCGCAGTTGGCCATCGAAGAGGGCAACCAGACGCTCGACCTGAGTGCTATCGGATTGTCGTTCCAACTGGCAGGGTTCGAGCTGCTGGACTACGTGGAGGCCGGTCAGGGCAACAGCTTGGAGATGTTGCGGCTCTGGAGAAAGGACGATGGCCATATGGATGAAGTACACCCGCGGCGTGACGCGCTTGCCGCAGATGCAGTGGTGCAGCTTGTCGATACCACCCATCCGGACAGTTGTGGAGTAGCAGCAGGAATGACCGAAGACAAGGCGTTCGCTGTCGTGAACATGGCGTGCATAGGGGTGTCACGCTACACGTTTGCCCATGAAATCGGCCACATCATAGGGGCAGCGCATGATGGTGGCGGTGGCCCGTTCGCCTATGGCCATGGCTACGCCCATGAGCCGGCAGAGAGTTCAAAATTGTATACCGTCATGGCCGCTGGCAGACCGGGTATCGTCCGGCTGCCTTATTGGTCAGACCCACAGCGTGAGGTGGACGGCATTCGCTTGGGGGACAAAGAAACCGCCGATAACCGCCGTTTGCTTGAAGAGCGCAAAGGCATCGTGGCGGGATTTCGCTGA
- a CDS encoding flavin reductase family protein: protein MIEPGIYKDVMGSFPSGVTVVTTLDADGGIVGITASAFSALSIDPALVLFCPNYASDTYPILRDSKQFAIHLLSADQTAEAYAFAGKGKDKAKGVEWHLSELGNPLLARATAIIECELWREYDGGDHAIIVGAVKNLVLPAEPVTPMVYHKGKLGALPPLG, encoded by the coding sequence ATGATCGAACCAGGCATCTACAAAGACGTGATGGGCTCGTTCCCGTCCGGCGTCACCGTGGTCACCACCCTGGACGCCGACGGCGGCATCGTCGGCATCACCGCCAGCGCGTTCAGCGCGCTGTCGATCGACCCGGCGCTGGTGCTGTTTTGCCCCAACTATGCGTCGGACACCTACCCGATCTTGCGTGACAGCAAGCAATTCGCCATTCACCTGCTGTCCGCCGACCAGACCGCCGAGGCCTATGCCTTCGCTGGCAAGGGCAAGGACAAGGCCAAAGGCGTCGAGTGGCACCTGAGCGAGCTGGGCAACCCGCTGCTGGCCAGGGCCACGGCGATCATCGAGTGCGAACTGTGGCGCGAATACGACGGCGGTGACCACGCGATCATCGTCGGCGCGGTGAAGAACCTGGTGCTGCCGGCCGAGCCGGTGACGCCGATGGTCTACCACAAAGGCAAACTGGGCGCCCTGCCGCCGCTGGGCTGA
- a CDS encoding GntR family transcriptional regulator, with amino-acid sequence MKRQPLDDSFKVNRNPVTLREIVLDKLRGAIMNFHLLPGDRLVERDLCDRLGVSRTSVREALRHLESEGLVEFADAKGPRVAIITLEDARDIYELRCVLEGLIVQLFTLNAKAKDIRALERALEVNREALEEGELQQVLDSVQGFYDVLLEGSGNQVAAQQLRQLQARISYLRATSVSQENRRGASNREMEKIVEAIKSGDPLVAHQASVDHVRAAAKVALEYLRQKQDDNTKVRDIVEPLALKEPRIGR; translated from the coding sequence ATGAAACGCCAGCCCCTCGACGACAGCTTCAAGGTCAACCGCAACCCCGTTACCCTGCGCGAAATCGTGCTCGACAAGCTGCGCGGCGCGATCATGAACTTCCATCTGCTGCCGGGTGACCGCCTGGTCGAACGCGACCTCTGCGACCGCCTTGGCGTCAGCCGCACCTCGGTGCGTGAGGCCCTGCGCCACCTGGAATCCGAAGGCCTGGTGGAATTCGCCGACGCCAAGGGCCCGCGCGTGGCCATCATCACCCTGGAAGACGCCCGCGACATCTACGAGCTGCGCTGCGTGCTCGAAGGCCTGATCGTGCAGCTGTTCACCCTCAACGCCAAGGCCAAGGACATCCGCGCCCTGGAACGCGCGCTGGAGGTCAACCGCGAAGCCCTCGAAGAAGGCGAACTGCAACAGGTGCTGGACTCGGTGCAAGGCTTCTACGACGTGCTCCTGGAAGGCTCCGGCAACCAGGTCGCGGCCCAGCAACTGCGCCAGCTGCAGGCCCGCATCAGCTACCTGCGCGCCACCTCGGTGTCGCAGGAAAACCGCCGTGGCGCCAGCAACCGCGAGATGGAGAAGATCGTCGAGGCCATCAAGAGTGGCGACCCGCTGGTGGCTCATCAGGCTTCGGTCGATCACGTGCGCGCCGCTGCCAAGGTAGCCCTGGAGTACCTGCGCCAGAAGCAGGACGACAACACCAAGGTGCGCGACATCGTCGAGCCCTTGGCCCTGAAGGAACCTCGAATAGGCCGCTGA
- a CDS encoding NUDIX hydrolase, with amino-acid sequence MPNAPRYCPHCTTELARGVPTGDTHERLHCTGCGYIHYINPKIIAGCIIERDGKYLLCQRAIPPRPGTWTLPAGFMEAGETTEQAALREVWEESGVRADIVSPYSIFSVPKISEVYIIFRAIATEETGQYGPETLAYKFFEPDEIPWNEIYYPAIRQILERYILERQAGVYGIYMGNDDSGKVHFIR; translated from the coding sequence ATGCCCAACGCCCCGCGCTACTGCCCGCACTGCACCACGGAACTGGCCCGGGGCGTTCCCACAGGCGATACCCACGAACGCCTGCACTGCACCGGCTGCGGCTACATCCATTACATCAACCCGAAGATCATCGCCGGCTGCATCATCGAGCGTGACGGCAAGTACCTGCTGTGCCAGCGCGCCATCCCGCCGCGCCCCGGCACCTGGACCTTGCCGGCCGGGTTCATGGAAGCCGGCGAGACCACCGAGCAGGCGGCCTTGCGCGAGGTGTGGGAAGAAAGCGGCGTGCGCGCCGACATCGTCTCGCCCTATTCGATCTTCAGCGTGCCGAAGATAAGCGAGGTGTACATCATCTTCCGCGCCATCGCCACCGAGGAGACCGGGCAGTACGGGCCGGAGACACTGGCGTACAAGTTCTTCGAACCCGACGAAATTCCCTGGAATGAGATCTACTACCCGGCGATTCGGCAGATTCTCGAGCGCTACATCCTCGAGCGCCAGGCCGGGGTGTATGGCATCTATATGGGGAACGATGACAGTGGCAAGGTGCACTTCATTCGCTGA
- a CDS encoding amino acid synthesis family protein: MSFEIRKIVTYSEETRIEGGKATDKPVTMVGLAVVIKNPWAGRGFVEDLKPEIRANCSELGALMVERLTAAIGGADKIEAYGKAAVVGADGEIEHASAVIHTLRFGNHYREAVKAKSYLSFTNKRGGPGTSIQIPMMQKDDEGLRSHYITLEMQIEDAPRADEIVVVLGAADGGRLHPRIGNRYIDLEELAAEKANAQ, from the coding sequence ATGAGTTTCGAAATCCGCAAGATCGTCACCTACTCCGAAGAGACCCGCATCGAAGGCGGCAAGGCCACCGACAAGCCGGTGACCATGGTCGGCCTGGCCGTGGTGATCAAGAACCCATGGGCCGGTCGCGGTTTCGTTGAAGACCTGAAGCCGGAAATTCGCGCCAACTGCTCGGAGCTGGGTGCGCTGATGGTCGAGCGCCTGACCGCTGCCATCGGCGGTGCCGACAAGATCGAAGCCTACGGCAAGGCCGCCGTGGTCGGCGCCGACGGCGAGATCGAACACGCCTCGGCGGTGATCCACACCCTGCGCTTCGGCAACCACTACCGCGAAGCGGTAAAGGCCAAGAGCTACCTGAGCTTCACCAACAAGCGCGGCGGCCCAGGCACCTCGATCCAGATCCCGATGATGCAGAAGGACGACGAAGGCCTGCGTTCGCACTACATCACCCTGGAAATGCAGATCGAAGACGCCCCGCGCGCCGATGAAATCGTCGTGGTTCTGGGCGCAGCCGACGGCGGCCGCCTGCACCCGCGCATCGGCAACCGCTACATCGACCTGGAAGAACTGGCTGCCGAAAAAGCCAACGCTCAATAA
- a CDS encoding Lrp/AsnC family transcriptional regulator: MDRTDRKILAELQKDGRLSVTELADRVGLSLSPCHRRLKALEESGAILGYHARLAPSALGLNFAALIFVTLREVTRQPVADFEAALAEIPQIVEAQRLFGDPDYLLHVVAKDLPAFQKLYDEQLTSIPNVKRLSSTLVMKEVIQDRLLPM, translated from the coding sequence ATGGACCGAACAGACCGAAAGATCCTTGCCGAGCTGCAAAAAGACGGTCGTCTCTCGGTGACCGAACTGGCCGATCGCGTCGGCCTCAGCCTGTCGCCCTGCCATCGCCGGCTGAAGGCGCTGGAAGAGTCCGGCGCCATCCTCGGCTACCACGCACGGCTGGCGCCCAGCGCCTTGGGGCTGAACTTTGCCGCGTTGATATTCGTGACCCTGCGCGAGGTGACCCGCCAGCCCGTGGCGGATTTCGAGGCGGCGCTGGCGGAGATACCGCAGATCGTCGAGGCGCAGCGCTTGTTTGGCGACCCCGATTACCTGCTGCATGTGGTGGCCAAGGACTTGCCGGCGTTCCAGAAGCTGTATGACGAGCAGTTGACCAGCATTCCCAATGTGAAGCGGCTGAGTTCGACCTTGGTCATGAAAGAGGTGATTCAGGACCGGCTGTTGCCGATGTAG
- a CDS encoding LysE family translocator, which produces MAISVLTAFWAVSLLFVITPGADWAYAISAGMRGRWVMPAVMGMLSGHFLATLIVAAGVGSLLAGHPLALTLLTVAGCVYLLWLGGNLLLSPAVPEAGQAGVQESGPRWAFKGFCVSGLNPKVFLLFLALLPQFTDPTSNWPMPVQILLLGAVHLCSSLVIYTLVGYGAKAVLSTRPQAARLVGRVSGMAMISVALGLIYGQLN; this is translated from the coding sequence GTGGCGATCAGTGTGCTGACGGCGTTCTGGGCCGTGTCGTTGTTGTTCGTGATCACCCCCGGCGCCGACTGGGCCTATGCCATTTCGGCAGGCATGCGCGGGCGCTGGGTGATGCCTGCAGTGATGGGCATGCTGTCGGGGCATTTTCTCGCGACCCTGATAGTGGCGGCGGGGGTGGGCAGCCTGCTGGCCGGGCATCCGTTGGCCTTGACCCTGTTGACCGTCGCCGGCTGCGTGTACTTGCTGTGGCTGGGTGGCAACCTGCTGCTGAGCCCGGCGGTGCCGGAGGCGGGGCAGGCCGGTGTGCAGGAGTCTGGCCCGCGCTGGGCGTTCAAGGGCTTTTGCGTGAGCGGGCTGAACCCCAAGGTGTTCCTGCTGTTCCTGGCTTTGCTGCCGCAATTCACCGACCCGACCTCGAACTGGCCGATGCCGGTGCAGATCCTGCTGCTTGGCGCGGTGCACCTGTGCAGCTCGCTGGTGATCTACACCTTGGTCGGCTATGGCGCCAAAGCCGTGCTGAGCACCCGCCCGCAGGCGGCGAGGCTGGTCGGGCGGGTGTCGGGGATGGCCATGATCTCGGTGGCGCTCGGGCTGATCTACGGGCAGTTGAACTGA
- a CDS encoding purine-cytosine permease family protein has translation MTSAANSAPLIEKHTIGYVPPEDRHGKVRDLFTLWFGGNIAPLPIVTGALGVQLFHLNLVWGIVAILVGHLVGGVLMALHSAQGPQMGIPQMIQSRAQFGTLGALLVVVIAGVMYIGFFASNIVLAGKSLHGVVEAVPVPVGIVIGALGSGIIGIIGYRFIHVLNRIGTWVLGIGIVVGFGYIFSHVQSDDFLTRGGFNLAGWLATVSLAALWQIAFAPYVSDYSRYLPADVKVSSTFWTTYLGSALGSSLSFIFGAVAVLAIPAGVDTMDAVKLATGTLGPVMLVLFLLSVISHNALNLYGAVLSIITLVQTFAYRWIPTAKSRAVLSLIVLAACCVVAVFASADFIGHFVDMVLVLLVVLVPWTAINLIDFYAIHKGDYDIQSIFKVDGGIYGRYNPQALIAYAVGIVVQIPFMNTPLYVGPISEHINGADLSWLVGLAITSPLYWWLASRDSAYRRRQNSAKLAMGH, from the coding sequence ATGACCAGTGCAGCCAATTCGGCACCCCTCATAGAAAAACACACGATCGGCTACGTACCGCCGGAAGACCGCCATGGAAAGGTAAGGGATCTGTTCACACTGTGGTTCGGCGGCAATATCGCGCCGCTGCCCATCGTCACCGGCGCGCTGGGCGTGCAGCTGTTTCACCTGAACCTGGTGTGGGGCATCGTCGCCATCCTGGTCGGCCACCTGGTCGGCGGCGTGCTGATGGCGCTGCACTCGGCCCAGGGCCCGCAGATGGGCATCCCGCAGATGATCCAGAGCCGCGCCCAGTTCGGCACCCTTGGCGCCTTGCTGGTGGTGGTGATCGCCGGGGTGATGTACATCGGCTTCTTCGCCTCCAACATCGTCCTGGCCGGCAAGTCGCTGCATGGCGTGGTCGAAGCCGTACCGGTGCCGGTGGGTATCGTCATCGGTGCGTTGGGGTCGGGCATCATCGGCATCATCGGCTATCGTTTCATCCACGTGCTCAACCGCATCGGCACCTGGGTGCTGGGGATCGGCATCGTGGTCGGCTTTGGCTACATCTTCAGCCATGTGCAAAGTGACGACTTCCTCACCCGTGGCGGCTTCAACCTGGCCGGCTGGCTGGCCACCGTGTCGCTGGCAGCGCTGTGGCAGATCGCCTTCGCCCCGTACGTGTCGGACTACTCGCGCTACCTGCCGGCTGACGTGAAAGTCAGCTCGACCTTCTGGACCACCTACCTGGGTTCGGCCCTGGGTTCGAGCCTGTCGTTCATCTTCGGCGCCGTGGCGGTGCTGGCGATCCCGGCTGGCGTGGACACCATGGACGCGGTCAAGCTCGCGACCGGCACCCTGGGCCCGGTGATGCTGGTGCTGTTCCTGCTCAGCGTGATCAGCCACAACGCCCTCAACCTGTATGGTGCGGTGCTGTCGATCATCACCCTGGTGCAGACCTTCGCCTACCGCTGGATCCCCACTGCCAAAAGCCGTGCGGTGCTATCGCTGATCGTGCTGGCCGCCTGCTGCGTGGTGGCGGTGTTCGCCTCGGCCGACTTCATCGGCCACTTCGTCGACATGGTGCTGGTGCTGCTGGTGGTGCTGGTGCCGTGGACGGCGATCAACCTGATCGACTTCTATGCCATCCACAAGGGCGACTACGACATCCAGTCGATCTTCAAGGTCGATGGCGGGATCTACGGCCGATACAACCCGCAGGCGCTGATTGCCTATGCGGTGGGCATCGTGGTGCAGATTCCGTTCATGAACACCCCGCTGTACGTCGGGCCGATCTCCGAGCACATCAACGGCGCTGACCTGTCGTGGCTGGTGGGCCTGGCAATCACTTCGCCGCTGTACTGGTGGCTGGCTTCGCGTGACAGTGCCTACCGCCGTCGGCAGAACAGTGCCAAGTTGGCCATGGGGCACTGA
- a CDS encoding aldehyde dehydrogenase, which translates to MTLVRFQMCIDGQWLDAQSGKTFDSLNPATAQAWAQLPDADEADVELAVQAAQRAFDSKQWRSITATARGKLLRRLGDLIAENKEHLAQLESRDNGKLIRETRGQVGYLPEFFHYTAGLADKLEGGTLPLDKPDLFAYTVHEPIGVVAGIIPWNSPLYLTAIKLAPALAAGNTIVLKPSEHASATILELARLALEAGFPPGVVNVVTGYGPSTGAALTRHPLVRKIAFTGGAATARHVVRSSAENFAKLSLELGGKSPNIIFADADLDSAINGAVAGIYAASGQSCVAGSRLLVQDEIFDEFVERLIARAKRIRIGNPQDDASEMGPMATAQQLAVVEGLVAAAKAEGAKLHMGGKRAEVEGEGWFYEPTLFECDSNSMTIMQEEVFGPVAAVIRFKTEEEALAIANDSQFGLAAGIWTRDLGRAHRLARDVRSGIIWVNTYRAVSAMAPIGGFKNSGYGRESGIDSVLAYTELKTVWINLSTAPMPDPFVMR; encoded by the coding sequence ATGACCCTCGTTCGTTTCCAGATGTGCATCGACGGCCAATGGCTCGATGCCCAGAGCGGCAAGACCTTCGACAGCCTCAACCCGGCCACTGCCCAGGCCTGGGCGCAACTGCCCGACGCCGACGAAGCCGATGTCGAGCTGGCCGTTCAGGCCGCCCAGCGTGCCTTCGACAGCAAGCAGTGGCGCAGCATCACCGCCACCGCGCGCGGCAAGCTGCTGCGTCGCCTGGGTGACCTGATCGCCGAGAACAAGGAACACCTGGCCCAGCTGGAAAGCCGTGACAACGGCAAGCTGATCCGCGAAACCCGCGGCCAGGTCGGTTACCTGCCAGAGTTCTTCCACTACACCGCGGGCCTGGCAGACAAGCTCGAAGGCGGCACCCTGCCGCTGGACAAGCCGGACCTGTTCGCCTACACCGTGCACGAGCCGATCGGCGTGGTGGCCGGGATCATCCCCTGGAACAGCCCGCTGTACCTGACCGCGATCAAGCTGGCCCCGGCCCTGGCCGCCGGCAACACCATCGTGCTCAAGCCGTCCGAGCACGCCTCGGCGACCATCCTCGAACTGGCCCGCCTGGCCCTCGAAGCCGGCTTCCCGCCAGGCGTGGTCAACGTGGTCACCGGCTACGGCCCGAGCACCGGCGCAGCACTGACCCGCCACCCGCTGGTGCGCAAGATCGCCTTCACCGGCGGCGCCGCCACTGCCCGCCACGTGGTGCGCAGCAGCGCCGAGAACTTCGCCAAGCTGTCGCTGGAACTGGGCGGCAAGTCGCCCAACATCATCTTCGCCGATGCCGACCTGGACAGCGCCATCAACGGCGCCGTGGCCGGCATCTATGCCGCCTCCGGGCAGAGCTGCGTGGCCGGCTCGCGCTTGCTGGTACAGGACGAGATCTTCGACGAATTCGTCGAGCGCCTGATCGCCCGTGCCAAGCGCATCCGCATCGGCAACCCGCAGGACGATGCCAGCGAAATGGGCCCGATGGCCACCGCCCAGCAACTGGCCGTGGTCGAAGGCCTGGTCGCTGCGGCCAAGGCTGAAGGCGCCAAGCTGCACATGGGCGGCAAGCGTGCCGAAGTCGAAGGTGAAGGCTGGTTCTACGAGCCGACCCTGTTCGAGTGCGACAGCAACTCGATGACCATCATGCAGGAAGAGGTGTTCGGCCCGGTCGCCGCGGTGATCCGCTTCAAGACCGAGGAGGAGGCCCTGGCCATCGCCAACGACTCGCAGTTCGGCCTCGCCGCCGGCATCTGGACCCGCGACCTGGGCCGTGCCCACCGCCTGGCCCGCGACGTGCGTTCGGGGATCATCTGGGTCAACACCTACCGCGCCGTGTCGGCCATGGCGCCGATCGGCGGCTTCAAGAACAGCGGCTACGGCCGCGAGAGCGGCATCGATTCGGTGCTGGCCTATACCGAGCTGAAGACCGTGTGGATCAACCTGTCCACCGCGCCGATGCCCGACCCGTTTGTGATGCGCTAA